From Paenibacillus sp. FSL H8-0537:
ATGCGCCGAGAACGCCGCCAATGCTGCGCCAGAAACCAACGATGGACGAGCTAATGCCAATGTATTTGCGTTCCACGCTTGCCGCCATAGCTGTCTGCGACATGCTCATCAAAGGGCCGATAGCTCCGAGCCCAAGCAGTATCATCAGACTAATCATATACCACTTGGAAGCATCATGGCTAACCGTACTAAGCAAGTAGCTCACGACAACTCCGGCTGCCATTGTGAAAGCAATAAGCGTCCGATAAGCAAATTTGGATTGCAAAAAGCCAAACAAAACCGCTCCGGATATTAACGAAACCATCATCGGAGTCAACAAAGCGTTGGAGTTTTCCTGCCCTAATACAGCGGTTGAGAAAATCGGCAAATAAGCAATGGCCGAAAACATAATCGCTCCCTGACAGAGACAAGCGAGACATAGCCCGACGACCATCCGATTTTTGAACAAAACTAAGGGCAATATCGGCTCCTCTGCACGCAGCTCAACGGATATGAACAGCAAGCCCACGATAACCGACACCGCGAACAGCGATAAAATCTGCCAAGACGTCCACGCGTAGTCCTTGCCACCCCACTCCAAAGCGAGCATCAAGGAAATGGTGCAAATGATGAGGAATGCCGTTCCTAAATAATCGATTTTTGGCTTCCGCTCCGAACGAGATTCCTTGAGGGCAAAGAGCAATACAAGAAAGGATACGATGCCAATCGGAACATTGACGTAAAAGCACCATCTCCAGCCCCAAGCCTCTGATAACAACGTCCCGATTTGCGGTCCTGCAACGGAAGACAAGCCGA
This genomic window contains:
- a CDS encoding DHA2 family efflux MFS transporter permease subunit, whose protein sequence is MNKEKTGLIILAMALGLLMSSLDNTITSAALSHIIKDIGGFEQVSWVFTAYMLASTSMMLVFGKMSDLFGRKLFYLIGISIFLLGSALCGMAQDITQLIVFRAIQGIGAGALLPISFTIIYTVFADPKQASKMAGVFAGIFGLSSVAGPQIGTLLSEAWGWRWCFYVNVPIGIVSFLVLLFALKESRSERKPKIDYLGTAFLIICTISLMLALEWGGKDYAWTSWQILSLFAVSVIVGLLFISVELRAEEPILPLVLFKNRMVVGLCLACLCQGAIMFSAIAYLPIFSTAVLGQENSNALLTPMMVSLISGAVLFGFLQSKFAYRTLIAFTMAAGVVVSYLLSTVSHDASKWYMISLMILLGLGAIGPLMSMSQTAMAASVERKYIGISSSIVGFWRSIGGVLGASIMATIVNNNLKTLLSDGAAEHHIPQDQIATLANPEQLVRGAGNVPQDIIAFVRDSLGTAINHGFMLSMVFAVLGIVAAFVAGPGRQSTPNAQSAAKQAS